A single region of the Eulemur rufifrons isolate Redbay chromosome 8, OSU_ERuf_1, whole genome shotgun sequence genome encodes:
- the TMEM59 gene encoding transmembrane protein 59 isoform X2, translating into MAAPKGSLWVRAQLGLPPLLLLTMALAGGSGTVSAEAFDSVLGDTASCHRACQLTYPLHTYPKEEELYACQRGCRLFSICQFVDDGIDLNRTKLECESACTEAYSQSDEQYACHLGCQNQLPFAELRQEQLMSLMPKMHLLFPLTLVRSFWSDMMDSAQSFITSSWTFYLQADDGKIVIFQSKPEIQYAPHLEQEPTDLRESSLSKMSYLQMRSSQAHRNYLEDGESDGFLRCLSLNSGWILTTTLVLSVMVLLWICCATVATAVEQYVPSEKLSIYGDLEFVNEQKLNRYPASSLVVVRSKTEDHEEAGPLPTKVNLAHSEI; encoded by the exons ATGGCGGCGCCGAAGGGGAGCCTCTGGGTCAGGGCCCAACTGGGGCTCCCGCCGCTCTTGCTGCTGACCATGGCCCTGGCTGGAGGTTCGGGGACCGTTTCGGCTGAAGCGTTTGACTCAGTCTTGGGTGATACTGCGTCTTGCCACCGGGCCTGTCAATTGACCTACCCTTTGCACACCTACCCCAAG GAAGAGGAGTTGTATGCATGTCAGAGAGGTTGCCGGCTGTTTTCAATTTGTCAGTTTGTGGATGATGGAATTGATTTAAATCGGACCAAATTGGAATGTGAATCAG CATGTACAGAAGCATATTCCCAATCCGATGAGCAATATGCTTGCCATCTTGGTTGCCAGAATCAGCTGCCATTCGCTGAATTGAGACAAGAACAA cttatgTCTCTGATGCCAAAAATGCATCTACTATTCCCTCTAACTCTGGTGAGGTCATTCTGGAGTGACATGATGGACTCTGCACAAAGCTTCATCACCTCTTCCTGGACTTTTTATCTTCAAGCTGATGATGGAAAGATAGTTATATTCCAG TCTAAGCCAGAAATTCAGTATGCACCACATTTGGAGCAGGAGCCTACAGATTTGAGAGAATCATCTCTAAGCAAAATGTcct ATCTGCAAATGAGAAGTTCACAGGCACACAGGAACTATCttgaagatggagaaagtgaTGGCTTTTTAAGATGCCTCTCTCT taactcTGGGTGGATTTTAACTACAACTCTCGTCCTTTCGGTGATGGTATTGCTCTGGATTTGTTGTGCAACTGTTGCTACAGCTGTGGAGCAGTATGTTCCCTCTGAG AAGCTGAGTATCTATGGTGACTTGGAATTTGTGAATGAACAAAAGCTAAACAGATATCCAGCTTCTTCTCTGGTGGTTGTTAGATCTAAGACTGAAGATCATGAAGAAGCAGGACCTCTACCTACAAAAGTGAATCTTGCTCATTCAGaaatttaa
- the TMEM59 gene encoding transmembrane protein 59 isoform X1 — MAAPKGSLWVRAQLGLPPLLLLTMALAGGSGTVSAEAFDSVLGDTASCHRACQLTYPLHTYPKEEELYACQRGCRLFSICQFVDDGIDLNRTKLECESACTEAYSQSDEQYACHLGCQNQLPFAELRQEQLMSLMPKMHLLFPLTLVRSFWSDMMDSAQSFITSSWTFYLQADDGKIVIFQSKPEIQYAPHLEQEPTDLRESSLSKMSSDLQMRSSQAHRNYLEDGESDGFLRCLSLNSGWILTTTLVLSVMVLLWICCATVATAVEQYVPSEKLSIYGDLEFVNEQKLNRYPASSLVVVRSKTEDHEEAGPLPTKVNLAHSEI, encoded by the exons ATGGCGGCGCCGAAGGGGAGCCTCTGGGTCAGGGCCCAACTGGGGCTCCCGCCGCTCTTGCTGCTGACCATGGCCCTGGCTGGAGGTTCGGGGACCGTTTCGGCTGAAGCGTTTGACTCAGTCTTGGGTGATACTGCGTCTTGCCACCGGGCCTGTCAATTGACCTACCCTTTGCACACCTACCCCAAG GAAGAGGAGTTGTATGCATGTCAGAGAGGTTGCCGGCTGTTTTCAATTTGTCAGTTTGTGGATGATGGAATTGATTTAAATCGGACCAAATTGGAATGTGAATCAG CATGTACAGAAGCATATTCCCAATCCGATGAGCAATATGCTTGCCATCTTGGTTGCCAGAATCAGCTGCCATTCGCTGAATTGAGACAAGAACAA cttatgTCTCTGATGCCAAAAATGCATCTACTATTCCCTCTAACTCTGGTGAGGTCATTCTGGAGTGACATGATGGACTCTGCACAAAGCTTCATCACCTCTTCCTGGACTTTTTATCTTCAAGCTGATGATGGAAAGATAGTTATATTCCAG TCTAAGCCAGAAATTCAGTATGCACCACATTTGGAGCAGGAGCCTACAGATTTGAGAGAATCATCTCTAAGCAAAATGTcct CAGATCTGCAAATGAGAAGTTCACAGGCACACAGGAACTATCttgaagatggagaaagtgaTGGCTTTTTAAGATGCCTCTCTCT taactcTGGGTGGATTTTAACTACAACTCTCGTCCTTTCGGTGATGGTATTGCTCTGGATTTGTTGTGCAACTGTTGCTACAGCTGTGGAGCAGTATGTTCCCTCTGAG AAGCTGAGTATCTATGGTGACTTGGAATTTGTGAATGAACAAAAGCTAAACAGATATCCAGCTTCTTCTCTGGTGGTTGTTAGATCTAAGACTGAAGATCATGAAGAAGCAGGACCTCTACCTACAAAAGTGAATCTTGCTCATTCAGaaatttaa
- the TMEM59 gene encoding transmembrane protein 59 isoform X3, with protein sequence MAAPKGSLWVRAQLGLPPLLLLTMALAGGSGTVSAEAFDSVLGDTASCHRACQLTYPLHTYPKLMSLMPKMHLLFPLTLVRSFWSDMMDSAQSFITSSWTFYLQADDGKIVIFQSKPEIQYAPHLEQEPTDLRESSLSKMSSDLQMRSSQAHRNYLEDGESDGFLRCLSLNSGWILTTTLVLSVMVLLWICCATVATAVEQYVPSEKLSIYGDLEFVNEQKLNRYPASSLVVVRSKTEDHEEAGPLPTKVNLAHSEI encoded by the exons ATGGCGGCGCCGAAGGGGAGCCTCTGGGTCAGGGCCCAACTGGGGCTCCCGCCGCTCTTGCTGCTGACCATGGCCCTGGCTGGAGGTTCGGGGACCGTTTCGGCTGAAGCGTTTGACTCAGTCTTGGGTGATACTGCGTCTTGCCACCGGGCCTGTCAATTGACCTACCCTTTGCACACCTACCCCAAG cttatgTCTCTGATGCCAAAAATGCATCTACTATTCCCTCTAACTCTGGTGAGGTCATTCTGGAGTGACATGATGGACTCTGCACAAAGCTTCATCACCTCTTCCTGGACTTTTTATCTTCAAGCTGATGATGGAAAGATAGTTATATTCCAG TCTAAGCCAGAAATTCAGTATGCACCACATTTGGAGCAGGAGCCTACAGATTTGAGAGAATCATCTCTAAGCAAAATGTcct CAGATCTGCAAATGAGAAGTTCACAGGCACACAGGAACTATCttgaagatggagaaagtgaTGGCTTTTTAAGATGCCTCTCTCT taactcTGGGTGGATTTTAACTACAACTCTCGTCCTTTCGGTGATGGTATTGCTCTGGATTTGTTGTGCAACTGTTGCTACAGCTGTGGAGCAGTATGTTCCCTCTGAG AAGCTGAGTATCTATGGTGACTTGGAATTTGTGAATGAACAAAAGCTAAACAGATATCCAGCTTCTTCTCTGGTGGTTGTTAGATCTAAGACTGAAGATCATGAAGAAGCAGGACCTCTACCTACAAAAGTGAATCTTGCTCATTCAGaaatttaa